One Dictyoglomus thermophilum H-6-12 DNA window includes the following coding sequences:
- the efp gene encoding elongation factor P, with protein sequence MISVNDFYPGLTIELDGEIYIVLEYQHVHMAQGQATVRVKLKNLKTGNVIRKTFKSDEYVPQAFINKREAEYLYKQGDEYYFIDNESFEQYVLTEEQLGEAINYLKEGNTVSVLFYEGNPIGIELPTTVVLEVVETDPGLRGDTVSGGSKPAKLETGLVIQVPLFIQIGDKVVVDTRYAKYVERA encoded by the coding sequence ATGATCTCAGTAAACGATTTTTATCCAGGATTAACTATTGAATTAGATGGAGAGATCTACATAGTATTAGAGTATCAACATGTTCATATGGCTCAAGGACAGGCAACGGTCAGAGTTAAATTAAAAAACCTAAAAACAGGAAATGTTATAAGGAAAACTTTTAAATCCGATGAATACGTCCCGCAAGCCTTTATAAATAAAAGAGAAGCCGAATATTTGTATAAACAAGGGGATGAATATTATTTTATTGATAATGAAAGTTTTGAACAGTATGTACTTACTGAAGAGCAGTTAGGCGAGGCAATAAATTATTTAAAAGAGGGAAATACAGTTAGTGTACTTTTTTATGAGGGTAATCCTATTGGAATAGAATTGCCAACTACTGTGGTATTAGAGGTTGTGGAAACAGATCCAGGCTTGAGAGGAGATACAGTTTCTGGTGGGTCTAAACCTGCAAAACTTGAAACAGGACTTGTTATCCAGGTACCTTTATTTATACAGATAGGGGATAAAGTTGTTGTGGATACCAGATATGCTAAGTATGTAGAGAGGGCTTAG
- the accB gene encoding acetyl-CoA carboxylase biotin carboxyl carrier protein has protein sequence MREWNLEDLKEIISLFSKSNLSELVIESGENKLILKRGDNVVNIISEKEVKKEQGEKESFVKEEEGVYITAPLVGVFYRSPAPGAPPFVEEGDLVEPGQTVCIIEAMKLMNEIKSHVRGRVKKILVDNGQAVEFGQKLFLIETDGNV, from the coding sequence ATGAGAGAGTGGAATTTGGAAGATTTAAAGGAGATAATAAGCTTATTTTCAAAAAGTAATCTTTCAGAGCTGGTAATAGAAAGTGGTGAAAATAAACTAATACTAAAAAGAGGGGATAATGTAGTAAATATAATTTCAGAAAAAGAGGTTAAAAAAGAGCAAGGAGAGAAGGAATCTTTTGTAAAAGAAGAAGAGGGAGTATATATTACAGCTCCTTTAGTAGGTGTGTTTTACAGATCTCCAGCACCTGGTGCTCCTCCCTTTGTGGAAGAGGGAGACCTTGTTGAGCCAGGTCAAACAGTATGTATAATAGAGGCAATGAAACTAATGAATGAAATCAAAAGTCATGTCAGGGGAAGAGTTAAAAAGATATTGGTAGACAACGGTCAAGCTGTAGAATTTGGACAAAAATTATTCCTTATAGAAACCGATGGCAATGTTTAA
- the accC gene encoding acetyl-CoA carboxylase biotin carboxylase subunit: protein MFKKILIANRGEIAVRVIRACRELGIKTVAVYSEADKESLHVYMADEAVCIGPPPASQSYLNIPNIISAALITNAEAIHPGYGFLAESARFAEICQDHGIVFIGPKKEVIESLGDKARAKKLMKEAGVPLLPGSEGLIEDEKQALRVAKEIGFPVLIKATAGGGGKGMRISYSPEELVKNIRLAKMEAEKNFGNPGVYIEKFIEEPRHVEIQILGDQYGNIVSLGERDCTIQRRYQKLIEESPSPVVNNRIREAMSRAAIKGAYKVGYVGPGTFEFLLDKDGKFYFMEVNTRIQVEHTVTEMVTGIDLVKWQILIAAGEKLDLKDITLRGHAIECRINAEDPDNNFAPSIGRIEKYIPPGGPFVRIDTHIYEGYEMVPYYDSLLAKVIAWGKDRDEAIARMKRALNEFVIRGLKTTIPLHLKILENSSFVKGDYSTNFLARRILVEE, encoded by the coding sequence ATGTTTAAGAAAATACTTATTGCTAATCGTGGCGAAATTGCTGTAAGGGTTATAAGAGCTTGTAGAGAATTAGGGATTAAAACAGTAGCAGTCTATTCAGAAGCAGATAAAGAGTCTCTTCATGTATATATGGCCGATGAAGCAGTATGTATAGGACCTCCACCAGCTTCTCAAAGCTATTTAAATATACCTAACATAATAAGTGCGGCTTTAATAACTAATGCTGAAGCTATACATCCAGGATATGGATTTTTAGCTGAGTCTGCAAGATTCGCAGAGATATGTCAGGATCATGGTATAGTTTTTATAGGGCCTAAAAAGGAAGTAATAGAAAGTTTAGGGGATAAAGCAAGAGCTAAAAAATTAATGAAAGAGGCTGGAGTTCCTTTACTTCCCGGTTCTGAGGGACTAATAGAAGATGAAAAACAAGCTTTAAGGGTTGCAAAAGAGATAGGTTTTCCTGTTCTCATTAAAGCCACCGCAGGCGGTGGAGGGAAAGGAATGAGGATATCTTATAGCCCTGAGGAGCTTGTAAAAAATATTAGGCTTGCGAAAATGGAAGCGGAGAAGAATTTTGGAAACCCTGGTGTTTATATAGAAAAATTTATAGAGGAACCAAGACATGTAGAGATTCAGATTTTAGGGGATCAATATGGTAATATTGTCTCATTAGGGGAGAGGGACTGTACCATCCAAAGAAGATATCAAAAATTGATTGAGGAGTCACCATCCCCTGTGGTTAACAATAGAATAAGAGAGGCAATGAGTAGAGCAGCTATAAAAGGGGCTTATAAAGTTGGTTATGTAGGACCTGGCACCTTTGAATTTCTATTAGATAAAGACGGAAAGTTCTATTTCATGGAAGTAAATACTAGAATTCAAGTAGAGCACACAGTTACTGAGATGGTAACAGGTATTGATCTGGTAAAATGGCAGATATTAATAGCTGCTGGAGAAAAACTTGATTTAAAAGACATAACTTTAAGAGGGCATGCTATAGAATGTAGGATTAATGCAGAGGATCCTGATAATAATTTTGCTCCTTCCATAGGTAGAATTGAAAAATATATACCTCCTGGTGGGCCGTTTGTAAGGATAGATACTCATATTTATGAAGGATATGAAATGGTACCTTATTATGATTCGTTGCTTGCTAAGGTCATTGCATGGGGCAAGGATAGAGATGAGGCTATAGCAAGAATGAAACGTGCTTTGAATGAGTTTGTCATAAGAGGATTAAAGACTACCATTCCACTCCATCTTAAAATTTTGGAAAATAGTTCTTTTGTTAAAGGTGATTATTCTACTAATTTCTTAGCAAGAAGGATTTTAGTTGAAGAGTAA
- a CDS encoding Asp23/Gls24 family envelope stress response protein, translating to MKEELSYGSVKISKEVIAVIAGIAAQEVEGVARVGESLSSFIKFVSGIPIGRGLKVELLDKDVFIRIPIYVKQNVFFPDIARDIQNHVKEVVESMTGLNVREVNVIIKGVILGKKGEEDKVK from the coding sequence ATGAAAGAAGAATTATCTTATGGATCTGTTAAAATATCAAAAGAGGTAATTGCAGTTATTGCTGGAATAGCTGCTCAAGAAGTCGAAGGAGTAGCTAGGGTAGGAGAGAGCTTATCATCGTTTATAAAATTTGTATCTGGGATACCTATTGGTAGAGGGTTAAAAGTGGAATTGTTAGATAAGGACGTTTTTATAAGGATTCCTATTTATGTTAAGCAAAATGTCTTTTTCCCTGATATTGCAAGAGATATTCAAAATCATGTCAAGGAAGTTGTAGAAAGTATGACGGGCTTAAATGTTCGTGAGGTCAACGTTATAATTAAAGGGGTTATTTTAGGTAAAAAAGGTGAGGAGGACAAGGTTAAATGA